In Laspinema palackyanum D2c, a single window of DNA contains:
- the rpmG gene encoding 50S ribosomal protein L33 produces the protein MAKGVRIIITLECTECRTNPDKRSAGVSRYTTQKNRRNTTARLELKKFCRYCNKPTVHKEIK, from the coding sequence ATGGCTAAAGGTGTCCGAATCATTATTACCTTGGAATGTACCGAGTGCCGGACTAATCCGGACAAGCGCTCCGCTGGAGTGTCTCGGTACACGACTCAGAAAAACCGTCGAAATACTACCGCACGCTTAGAACTTAAAAAATTCTGCCGGTACTGTAACAAACCGACGGTTCATAAAGAAATCAAATAG
- a CDS encoding RDD family protein, with protein MDTDPFYKRFPKVEIPRRGAAFIIDYWVVLLLSSLGGDRTVEGMSWSQVFWFLLLWLVMRVFLPGRNHGQSLGRWALDITLVELRSGRTPLLLNLFKREAIAGVGAVLVAIGLSHLNPGHGVGMLLLVPLAIDCSAVSSDPFRRQAFHDRIANTMIIGTLRGFSLDIKLKRAYRKLRRAYQEFKQNRSSRSFEDTRQYRGDRDEVQDTRPYRGDRNDFDDFED; from the coding sequence ATGGATACGGATCCTTTTTATAAGCGCTTTCCTAAAGTTGAGATCCCCCGACGGGGGGCGGCTTTTATTATCGATTATTGGGTTGTGTTGCTGTTGAGTTCCCTGGGAGGCGATCGCACGGTTGAGGGGATGTCATGGAGTCAAGTCTTCTGGTTCCTTCTCCTGTGGTTGGTAATGCGGGTGTTCCTTCCCGGGCGCAATCACGGTCAAAGTTTAGGGCGCTGGGCGCTGGATATTACCCTAGTCGAGTTGCGATCTGGGCGGACTCCCTTATTGCTGAATTTATTTAAGCGGGAGGCAATCGCCGGTGTCGGTGCAGTGTTGGTGGCGATCGGGTTGAGCCACCTGAACCCCGGGCATGGTGTGGGGATGCTGTTACTCGTTCCCTTGGCGATCGACTGTAGCGCAGTTTCCTCGGACCCCTTTCGCCGACAAGCGTTTCACGATCGCATTGCCAACACGATGATTATCGGGACCCTCCGAGGATTTTCCCTGGATATCAAGTTAAAACGGGCGTATCGCAAACTTCGCCGCGCCTATCAAGAATTTAAGCAAAATCGCAGCAGTCGCTCGTTTGAGGACACTCGGCAATATCGAGGCGATCGCGATGAGGTTCAAGACACTCGCCCATATCGAGGCGATCGCAATGACTTTGACGACTTCGAGGATTAA
- the rpsR gene encoding 30S ribosomal protein S18 gives MAYYRRRVSPIKPDEPIDYKNVELLQKFITERGKILPRRITGLTAKQQRELTQAIKRARIVALLPFVNQEG, from the coding sequence ATGGCATACTACCGTCGGCGTGTTTCGCCAATTAAACCGGATGAACCCATCGACTACAAAAATGTAGAACTGCTGCAAAAATTCATCACCGAGCGCGGAAAGATTCTGCCTCGGCGGATTACAGGCTTAACCGCCAAGCAGCAACGGGAACTCACCCAAGCAATTAAGCGCGCCAGAATTGTCGCCTTGTTGCCATTTGTGAACCAAGAAGGATAA
- a CDS encoding excisionase family DNA-binding protein, which translates to MNGSNFTSVYPLPPTEEEAKLAKEISQILALYTEGKKPEIIIKTDEMKTQAIAIPESAFLMLVDILEQMAQGRAVSLVSFPAELTTQEAANILEVSHPYLVELLDSGEIPSQTVETTRSVRYEDVLDYKKQIDEKRG; encoded by the coding sequence ATGAACGGTTCTAATTTTACATCTGTGTATCCTTTACCTCCGACAGAGGAAGAGGCTAAATTAGCGAAGGAAATTAGCCAGATTTTGGCACTTTACACCGAGGGAAAGAAACCCGAAATTATAATCAAGACTGATGAAATGAAAACTCAGGCGATCGCAATCCCTGAGTCGGCTTTTCTGATGTTGGTTGACATTTTAGAACAGATGGCTCAGGGGAGAGCCGTTAGCCTTGTTTCCTTCCCCGCAGAACTCACGACTCAAGAAGCGGCCAATATTTTAGAGGTGTCCCATCCGTATTTGGTGGAATTACTGGACTCGGGAGAAATACCCTCCCAAACAGTGGAGACAACGCGATCGGTGCGGTATGAAGATGTGCTGGACTACAAGAAACAGATTGATGAAAAACGGGGGTAA
- a CDS encoding ribonuclease catalytic domain-containing protein, with protein sequence MEKGTLLEYRLNGDRRLAVADRPDGKKNWVVVDENGQANSIPPRQIAYEIGGGSYKPSDIPNFRKEVEKYLDPDSLEVAWEILVEENRGVDPGEMAMLLFSENEPPNRYASYLLLSEDKLYFKQKGDRYEPRSATQVAELKHQQEVETQRQQEWGNFVARVQQRLAGDLVEWESSDRIRIEALEKYAALAEEARERNQAKETLSSLGRTDTPQAAFKLLVELKVWSEHENLVLRRTQIPTHFSIKVLEVAQRCLNFPPPDLDANNRLDLTHLKVYTIDDESTLEIDDGVSLEYLEDGRQRLWIHIADPTRLLSPGDELDLEARRRSTTVYLPTGMVPMFPHELATGPMSLVQSQLCAALSFSVILEESGAVAEYSIHVSTIKPTYRLTYDDVDEMLQLGLQAEPEISAIAAWSKRRHAWRVAQGAITISMPDSSIKVDENEEITVQLLEDCPSRQLVAEMMILAGELGARYAQTHNIPVPFRGQPQPELPPEEELLILPAGPVRSSAIRRCMPKSEMATTPSRHASLGLDAYIQVTSPIRRYSDLLAHFQIKAHLRGDPLPLGVLEVQEIVQSIGMAVREASLVERQTNRYWILEYLRRHSGEVWQAVVLRWLREDENLGLILLEDIGIELAWRFPRAVSLGDRLDLQVAYADPREDQIHFQEMVYQTAQL encoded by the coding sequence GTGGAAAAGGGAACGCTGCTCGAATATCGGCTGAACGGGGACCGACGTCTAGCCGTAGCCGACCGTCCGGATGGCAAGAAAAACTGGGTTGTGGTGGATGAAAACGGTCAAGCCAATAGCATTCCACCCAGACAAATCGCCTACGAAATCGGTGGAGGTTCCTATAAACCCTCCGATATCCCGAACTTCCGCAAGGAAGTAGAGAAATATCTCGACCCGGATAGTTTAGAGGTGGCGTGGGAAATCTTGGTCGAGGAAAACCGGGGGGTTGACCCCGGGGAAATGGCGATGTTGCTCTTTTCAGAAAATGAGCCGCCTAATCGCTATGCCTCTTACTTGTTGCTGTCTGAGGATAAGCTCTATTTCAAGCAAAAAGGGGACCGCTATGAGCCGCGATCGGCCACGCAGGTTGCGGAACTCAAGCACCAACAGGAAGTAGAAACCCAACGACAGCAAGAGTGGGGCAATTTTGTGGCCCGGGTGCAGCAACGACTCGCTGGGGATCTGGTGGAGTGGGAAAGTAGCGATCGCATCCGCATTGAAGCCCTAGAAAAATATGCGGCCCTGGCAGAAGAAGCGCGAGAACGCAATCAAGCCAAGGAAACTCTCTCATCTCTAGGCCGGACCGATACGCCCCAAGCTGCCTTTAAGCTTTTGGTAGAGTTAAAGGTGTGGTCTGAACACGAAAATTTAGTTTTACGGCGAACTCAGATCCCAACTCATTTTTCTATCAAGGTACTGGAAGTGGCCCAACGGTGTTTGAATTTTCCGCCTCCTGATCTGGATGCAAACAACCGCCTAGATTTGACCCATCTCAAGGTCTATACCATCGATGATGAAAGCACCCTAGAAATCGATGATGGGGTGAGTTTGGAATACCTGGAAGATGGCCGTCAACGGCTGTGGATTCATATCGCAGACCCGACGCGCTTGCTGTCTCCGGGGGATGAATTAGATTTAGAAGCCCGTCGGCGCAGCACTACGGTTTATCTGCCGACGGGGATGGTGCCCATGTTTCCCCATGAACTGGCAACGGGTCCCATGAGTTTGGTGCAGTCGCAACTTTGCGCGGCCCTAAGTTTTTCGGTGATTTTAGAGGAGAGTGGCGCGGTAGCGGAATATAGCATCCATGTGTCTACGATTAAGCCGACTTATCGGCTGACTTACGATGATGTGGATGAGATGTTGCAACTCGGGTTACAAGCGGAACCGGAAATTAGCGCGATCGCCGCTTGGTCAAAACGTCGCCATGCGTGGCGGGTGGCTCAAGGGGCCATTACTATTTCCATGCCGGATTCCTCCATCAAGGTAGATGAGAATGAGGAAATCACGGTCCAACTCTTGGAAGATTGTCCGTCTCGGCAATTGGTGGCGGAAATGATGATTTTGGCTGGGGAACTGGGTGCACGCTATGCCCAAACCCACAATATTCCGGTTCCTTTTCGGGGCCAACCTCAGCCGGAATTGCCTCCGGAAGAGGAATTGCTGATTTTACCGGCGGGTCCGGTGCGATCGAGTGCGATCCGGCGCTGTATGCCAAAAAGCGAGATGGCAACAACTCCCTCCCGTCATGCCAGTTTGGGGTTGGATGCTTATATCCAGGTGACTTCTCCAATTCGCCGCTATAGCGATTTATTGGCCCATTTCCAGATTAAAGCGCACCTGCGGGGGGACCCGTTACCCTTGGGGGTGTTAGAGGTGCAGGAAATTGTCCAGAGTATCGGGATGGCGGTGCGAGAGGCATCTTTGGTGGAACGCCAAACCAATCGGTATTGGATTTTGGAATATCTGCGCCGTCATTCCGGGGAAGTGTGGCAGGCGGTGGTGTTGCGCTGGTTGCGTGAGGATGAAAATCTCGGGTTGATTCTGTTGGAAGATATTGGCATCGAGTTGGCATGGCGTTTCCCTCGGGCGGTTTCCTTGGGCGATCGGCTAGATCTGCAAGTCGCTTATGCGGATCCCCGAGAGGATCAGATCCATTTCCAAGAGATGGTGTATCAAACCGCTCAATTGTAA